The proteins below are encoded in one region of Aequorivita iocasae:
- a CDS encoding cysteine peptidase family C39 domain-containing protein, which produces MKKNLFLLAILICLQSFSQEKDKKNVSLDALLSDTQFSSDNPEMLEFVWWLPREFWEVSYAQDPTSSEEEFKELNNIFGDYELFGVIRGNIGHFGGITYHTEEAILKELTVHYKGENLMVVPEDEISADFMNFFMIIQPMIGNMLGQMGNNIHFVLYKSIRGNEVLPVDPLGNGELTIKLGDFERTVDLPLNSLLLEKKCNEDGKLYSGKYIFCPIHGKKLVNQ; this is translated from the coding sequence ATGAAAAAAAATCTTTTTCTACTAGCGATACTGATATGCCTGCAATCTTTTTCACAGGAAAAAGATAAAAAAAACGTAAGTCTAGATGCGCTTTTAAGCGATACGCAGTTTAGTAGCGATAACCCCGAAATGTTAGAGTTTGTATGGTGGTTACCAAGAGAATTTTGGGAAGTCTCCTATGCCCAAGACCCAACCTCTTCGGAAGAAGAATTTAAGGAATTGAACAACATTTTTGGTGATTACGAACTTTTTGGGGTGATTAGAGGAAATATCGGTCATTTTGGCGGCATTACATACCATACCGAGGAAGCCATACTGAAAGAACTAACCGTACATTATAAGGGAGAGAATCTAATGGTGGTACCAGAAGATGAAATTTCAGCAGATTTTATGAATTTCTTTATGATTATCCAGCCCATGATTGGCAATATGCTAGGACAGATGGGCAACAATATACATTTTGTTCTTTATAAAAGCATTCGAGGCAACGAAGTGTTACCCGTAGATCCCTTAGGCAATGGTGAACTAACCATAAAGCTAGGTGATTTTGAGCGCACGGTGGATCTTCCATTAAATAGTTTATTACTTGAGAAAAAATGTAATGAGGACGGTAAATTATATTCGGGCAAGTATATTTTTTGCCCCATCCACGGTAAAAAGTTAGTTAATCAATAA
- a CDS encoding metallophosphoesterase: protein MSSRNRMSRAYKNARRIQFNDDSKFIIFSDCHRGDNSFADDFANNRNIYFHALQDYYKKEFTYCEIGDGDELWENLFFKDIFEAHQNVYELLKLFYAENRLYRLVGNHDMVYMNQRFVEKTLYTYFDKITGKDAPLFPGIKFTEGLILEHEKTGQEIFMMHGHQADWMNYVGWKFNRFMVRALWRQLQIFGIGDPTSPAKNYKELIKVERRTKRWIVENKNIFTIIGHTHRPRFPEPGDIAFFNDGSCVHPRSITGLEIENGEITLIKWQISTTEDGTLKVVKMLLEGPQKLIDYKTES, encoded by the coding sequence ATGTCTTCTAGAAACCGAATGTCCCGAGCCTACAAGAATGCCCGACGTATTCAGTTTAATGACGACTCAAAGTTTATAATTTTTAGCGACTGCCATCGAGGCGACAACAGTTTTGCAGACGATTTCGCCAATAATCGGAATATCTATTTCCACGCTTTGCAGGATTACTATAAAAAAGAATTTACTTATTGTGAAATAGGCGATGGAGATGAGCTATGGGAAAACCTTTTTTTTAAGGATATTTTTGAAGCCCATCAAAATGTGTACGAGCTTTTGAAGCTTTTCTATGCAGAAAATAGACTTTATAGATTGGTCGGCAACCATGACATGGTCTATATGAATCAAAGATTTGTTGAAAAAACACTTTACACCTATTTTGATAAAATCACAGGTAAGGATGCACCTCTCTTTCCAGGAATTAAATTTACGGAAGGCCTTATTTTAGAGCACGAAAAAACTGGACAGGAAATCTTTATGATGCACGGGCATCAAGCCGATTGGATGAACTACGTAGGTTGGAAATTTAACCGTTTTATGGTTCGGGCACTATGGCGACAATTGCAAATTTTTGGCATTGGCGATCCCACAAGTCCCGCAAAAAATTACAAGGAGCTTATAAAAGTTGAAAGACGCACCAAGCGATGGATTGTTGAAAATAAAAACATTTTTACCATAATTGGACATACGCACAGACCGCGTTTTCCAGAGCCGGGAGACATTGCTTTTTTTAATGACGGAAGTTGTGTACATCCACGAAGTATAACCGGATTGGAAATAGAAAATGGTGAAATTACATTAATAAAATGGCAAATTTCTACAACAGAAGACGGGACGCTAAAAGTTGTGAAAATGCTTCTCGAAGGACCACAAAAATTAATTGATTACAAAACTGAATCGTAA
- a CDS encoding SGNH/GDSL hydrolase family protein, producing the protein MLNFKNLLLFIILSTFSCAVSKKNTPSEKPTYKYLALGDSYTIGESVCSDCNYPKQLTDSLNTILKEKISVKIIAKTGWTTTDLLKAIAAENPSENYDLVTLLISVNNQYQGKPFSLYEKELPKLMDMAIDFAKGKKENVIVLSIPDYAFTPFGQKSGKSEKITSELIKYNAFAEKTADEKGVRFENITPITQQGLEKPALVASDGLHPSEVAYNMFVKMMLGDVLKILR; encoded by the coding sequence ATGTTAAATTTCAAGAATTTATTGCTTTTTATAATTTTATCCACATTTTCCTGCGCAGTCTCGAAAAAGAATACTCCATCGGAAAAACCAACATATAAATATCTTGCGCTTGGCGATAGCTACACCATTGGCGAAAGCGTTTGCAGTGACTGCAATTACCCAAAACAACTTACGGATAGTTTAAATACAATTTTAAAAGAAAAAATTTCAGTTAAAATTATTGCCAAAACAGGCTGGACAACAACTGATTTGTTGAAGGCGATTGCTGCTGAAAATCCTTCCGAAAATTATGATTTGGTAACATTGCTCATAAGCGTAAACAATCAATACCAAGGGAAACCTTTCTCGCTTTACGAAAAAGAATTACCAAAATTAATGGATATGGCTATTGATTTTGCAAAAGGCAAAAAGGAAAATGTGATTGTGCTTTCCATTCCAGATTATGCTTTTACGCCTTTTGGACAGAAATCTGGAAAAAGTGAAAAGATTACTTCGGAACTGATAAAATATAACGCTTTCGCGGAAAAGACTGCTGATGAAAAAGGAGTGCGGTTTGAAAATATCACACCGATAACGCAACAGGGATTGGAAAAACCAGCATTGGTTGCTTCAGATGGGTTGCATCCTTCAGAAGTTGCCTATAATATGTTTGTGAAAATGATGCTTGGCGACGTGTTGAAAATACTCCGCTAA
- a CDS encoding 2Fe-2S iron-sulfur cluster-binding family protein, whose amino-acid sequence MADVKITIIDRQGLKHEVDAPTDMNMNLMEIVRSYELAPEGTIGICGGMAMCASCQCYVLSNHELPEMSYDEDLMLSEAFNVKENSRLGCQIFIKEELDGLQVELAPEV is encoded by the coding sequence ATGGCCGACGTAAAAATTACTATCATAGACCGTCAAGGCTTAAAACATGAGGTAGACGCGCCCACAGATATGAACATGAATTTAATGGAGATAGTTCGTTCTTACGAATTAGCCCCAGAAGGAACCATAGGCATCTGTGGTGGAATGGCAATGTGCGCGTCCTGCCAATGTTATGTCTTGAGCAATCATGAACTTCCCGAAATGAGCTATGATGAAGATTTAATGCTCTCCGAAGCCTTTAATGTGAAGGAAAATAGCCGTTTGGGGTGTCAAATTTTTATAAAGGAAGAACTCGATGGCCTGCAAGTAGAATTGGCTCCCGAAGTTTAG
- a CDS encoding NAD(P)/FAD-dependent oxidoreductase, whose translation MIKTDILIIGAGPTGLFTVFEAGLLKLKCHLIDALPQAGGQCTEIYPKKPIYDIPGFPEVLAGELVKNLMKQIEPFQPGFTLGERADTIEKLEDGSFIVTTDKGTKHHAPIVAIAGGLGSFEPRKPPITNLSDYEDKGVEYIIRDPEMYRDKNVVISGGGDSALDWSIFLTDVAKSVTLIHRRNEFRGALDSVEKVQELKNLGKIELITPAEVIGLVGTNTLEEVVIKQGAEVFNRECDHFIPLFGLSPKLGPIADWGLEIEKNAIKVDNTLDYQTNIPGIYAIGDVNTYPGKLKLILCGFHEATLMCQSAYQRIFPDKRYVMKYTTVGGVEGFDGSKKEAPKAIVKSID comes from the coding sequence ATGATAAAAACAGATATTCTCATTATTGGTGCGGGACCTACGGGTCTTTTCACTGTTTTTGAAGCAGGATTACTTAAACTGAAATGTCATTTGATTGACGCACTTCCACAAGCAGGGGGTCAGTGTACAGAAATATATCCTAAAAAACCAATTTACGACATTCCCGGTTTTCCAGAAGTTTTGGCGGGGGAGTTGGTGAAAAATTTAATGAAGCAGATTGAACCATTTCAACCTGGCTTTACACTTGGCGAACGCGCTGATACAATTGAAAAACTCGAGGATGGTTCTTTCATAGTTACTACAGATAAAGGCACAAAGCATCACGCCCCAATTGTTGCAATTGCAGGTGGACTGGGAAGTTTTGAACCTCGCAAACCTCCTATTACCAATCTTTCAGACTATGAGGATAAAGGTGTGGAATACATTATTCGCGACCCAGAAATGTATCGGGATAAAAATGTAGTTATTTCTGGCGGTGGCGATTCAGCCTTGGATTGGAGTATTTTTTTGACCGATGTCGCAAAGAGTGTTACACTTATTCACCGAAGAAATGAATTCCGCGGGGCTTTGGACAGTGTTGAAAAAGTACAGGAATTAAAAAACCTTGGAAAAATTGAACTTATAACTCCTGCCGAAGTAATAGGTTTGGTAGGAACTAATACTTTGGAAGAAGTAGTAATAAAACAAGGAGCTGAAGTCTTCAACCGTGAGTGCGACCATTTTATTCCTTTGTTCGGCTTGTCGCCAAAACTTGGCCCAATAGCCGATTGGGGCCTTGAAATTGAAAAAAATGCAATTAAAGTAGATAATACCCTAGACTATCAAACAAATATTCCCGGTATCTACGCCATTGGCGACGTAAACACTTATCCCGGAAAGTTGAAATTGATTCTTTGCGGTTTTCACGAAGCAACCTTAATGTGCCAAAGCGCCTACCAACGCATATTTCCAGACAAACGTTATGTAATGAAATATACTACCGTTGGAGGTGTGGAAGGTTTTGATGGAAGTAAAAAGGAAGCACCAAAAGCGATTGTTAAATCAATTGATTAA
- a CDS encoding NifU family protein: MTTQELTIKVEEALNEIRPFLQSDGGDISLVSIENNKVVNVQLQGACVGCSVNQMTLKSGVEITIKKYAPQIERVVSVAQQ; encoded by the coding sequence ATGACAACGCAAGAACTAACAATCAAGGTAGAGGAAGCATTAAATGAAATCCGTCCATTTTTACAAAGTGATGGTGGAGATATTTCACTTGTTTCCATTGAAAATAATAAAGTGGTAAACGTTCAGCTTCAGGGTGCTTGTGTGGGTTGCTCGGTAAACCAAATGACACTCAAGAGCGGGGTTGAAATAACCATTAAAAAATACGCTCCTCAAATAGAAAGGGTTGTTAGCGTTGCACAACAATGA